Below is a window of Leguminivora glycinivorella isolate SPB_JAAS2020 chromosome 11, LegGlyc_1.1, whole genome shotgun sequence DNA.
gcgtacttttcatgccgatgacatcaatctgacgtcacgctccatatagggtggtCCCAAAtacttttattgtaaattattaatcattagtcgtcaatcattttaatcgtctacgaattacttcaaatacagtagtccatttacatgtggcataaaaaatacctacttgaaatgtgaaacgtgaataaaattatttgattcgtttttatacattaatttaattaaatagtattgttaacaacacattacaataaatacgtagaaaagagaattcctcTTTAACGTAAAGCACGCCATCCTTCTTGCTTTCATtgccatgcaaagaaattcataacttaaaatgattgatgactaatgattaataatttacaataaaacaatttgtgatcaccctatatggagcgtgacgtcaaattgatgtcatcggcacgaaaagtacgctccctgataATATTAAAGTATGGATAATACGAAGTACGAGTAAGAGACCCGTACTTCTTGGATCACACGACACGATCGACatgtttaaaagtgcttattgtaagcctatttgaataaagaatattttgtgTTTAAATCATGTTTTTATTAAGAGCACAATGCGTTGACCATTACACGTAAGAAACACTAATTGTTAGAAATTATTGTGGAAGTCAGCCACACTTATccgtagtaggtacctatccgTAATCCGTACCCACCTTGGGGTAGGTACAAGTTTTTCATGTCCATAGTGCCAAGAAAGCTCTGAATCTGGCACGAAATAATACAGTTACACTTATAAACTTCTGCAAAACTCTAGATTTCCTAAATCTTGAATCGTGACATGGAAATAACCttctcttcttcttcaacctagcgttttcccggcctagccctagggtccgctttcctgctcaatcTTCTCCACCTTGCCCgatcttcggcatcctgaggtgtgTGAATGTTCTCTTGCATATCCGCTTCTAATCTCCATTAAATTGTTACTCCAATAAGATAATGGAAATATTTGGTGATATGCATGATAGACGATCACGAATATCACGACACGACATCAGCAAAATCGTAGCCGTATCGTATGGTCTACCTACACAGCCCCTCAGCGTAATTTTGTCCCGGCGTTTTTGTCCGCTGACATTGTCATTCCCCGGCGGTTCCACTAAATAGAGCACGGTACCTTTGTTCGCTAGATGACATTTTTGACGACCTATAATGACCATTAATTGTGGACTCTCGGCCATTTTCAGAATTATAGAGATGCTGTTGCGTTTTTTGGGTtgagaattaaataataatatgggTAGGACTTGCCTTAAATAATGAGATAAGCCTACACACTCTACACAGCctgtacatataatatacacCAGTTATTTCATTATTgctttgacgactggtctggcgcattcggtagtggccctgcctgctgcgccacggtcccgggttcgaatcccggtaagggcatttatttgtgtgatgagcacagatatttgttcctgtgtcatggatgttttctatgtatataagtatttatatattatatatatcgttgtctgagtacccacaacacatcAAGCtctcttgagcttaccgtgggcctcagtcaatctgtgtaaaaatttcctataatatttattattatttattatcgttTTGTTCCTTTCTGGATATTTacatatagaaaatatttttatttgtccgtccttcacggcaaaacggagcgacggattgtcgtggtttttagggttccgtacctcaaaaggaaaaaacggaacccttataggatcactttgttgtccgtctgtccgtccgtccgtctgtcaagaccctttttctcaggaacgcgtggaggtatgaagctgaaatttatatcaattactcaggtctactgtcccttgaagctgtgaaaaaatcaaacttctaagccaacgcaatcaaaagatacagccgtttatgccgcaaattttcgacacttgcaagggaatcaaaacctacagggtgcttcccgtgaactcagaatcttgaaatttggtacgaagcaacgtcttatagcatagataaaggaaaaattacgaaaaccataaatttttagttacatcacataatatattttttttaaataattttaaccttactacccatttcctcataaggtttgtacggaaccctcggtgcgcgagtccgactcgcactttgccggtttttttaagtggagatagttgaagggatggagaatgacatagactactttgtctttttctaacgcgagcgaagccgcgggcaaaagctagtaagtaataAGATTAAACGCACAGGAATGCATTCGTATCattgcatttatttattatctagaATGAATCGGTGGAGGCTCGAGCAAAACGAGTTGCGCAAGACGGACAGGACAAAGTCAGACGGAGCGGCTAGCCTCACGAGAATACTAGGGTTGCACATGCTGTTATGCTTTTTAATATAGTTTTTGAGTACAagcatctcggacactggcgatcaaatattgaaagaggcgcgttcctagcacacattctaagctcgtgtgggtgaacgcgtaccatgcttgtatgagtgagatatgacaggttgactggtcgcgtttttgacaggcggtaactgtgaggtaaccgagaagggtgggcggcactttcagcggggagcgggagtggccatacatctttattatactgtggtacgaGTAAGTCCTAAGGAAAGTTTTAGCACTAGAAGGGGTCTGGAACTGAATGGAGATGTGATAAGTAGGCTATATGCAGATGATCTAGCGCTAGTTGCAGGCTCTAGGCCTAATTAAAAtatgataaatatttttttgttttcctaaTCAGAACCAGTGCTCTTTCGATCTAAATAGAAAGTGTGCCAAAATATCCTTAAATTTTTCGCTCCGATTCTGACCACTTCatcatacaaaaaattataaaccGGAATGGTTATAAAAATCTAGAGACAGCTTCCACTAGTTCCACTACCAGTTCTATGTACGTAATAAACAACTAAACTTACGcgatatttaattaataaaatcgcAATTGCCTTCTTTTCTCTAAGTACTTAAAAAAACTTCCAAGTCAATTGATTTAATCtcatagttattatttttagcgtaaaactaaaaattaattgaCGGCAACCCTACCACTGCACACAGTAAAATTGAATGTACAAAACGTTCATCATCCGGACAATTTGAGCTCGGTGCGGCGTGGCAATTGGCGCGACAACCAAGCCAAGACTTTCGTACCGAAGCCAGATATACACTCTGttatatgacgaagcctgcgtaaaatctaaacgtatgtattttttaatgatttcttttgttcaataaatagccagatatacattttaaaagTTTAACAGGGATTGGCGTAGCACATGATTAACGCGACAATATTACGCCGAGACATAATGTAAGTAtatcacattttaaaataaataaatattataggacattcttacaaagattgactgagccccacggtaagcttaaaaaggcttgtattgtgggtactcagacaacgatatacatattttaggaatcAGGGTAAGAAAATACGAAAAACGATCAACaacaattaaatttaatgaaatcAACGTTATAAGAATATGATTAGCCTAAACCTAGGTAACCTAAGTGCGTAAGTACGAATCCGCGAAATCCGATATCGACCGATCCCTATCAAGCGCGCCGCGAAAGTGAAGCTGCCTCGTGTTCCGGCGTGCCCGCCACCGCCCTCGCGATCGCGCGGCCGGCGTGGTGGCGCGATGTGACGTCAGCGTGGCGAGCAGGACAGGTGACTTCCCTCTCGTTCTTGGGCGTCTGGGGAAGTTTCTGGTAATACGGCCGTCCCTGACAGCGTGACGCCCTCGTCCGCTCGATCTTCTTCATCACTTGCTTGCTCGTCAGCTGAAATcaagacaaaaacaaaacttataaCCAGCCATTTAGCCAACAGTCCAATTTCAATCGTTCAGTCAAAATTCTTGCGTGATGACAGCTCGTGCGCACTAGACTGTCATGACGCAAGATAACCTTTCTCACAGGTTCTTACATCCAGCATCACAGAGTTTTATTATGAAAATACCTCAAATCCATTCGCACATTCATTCATTTCAAACTCGCACATATATTCATACTAGTCATGACTTAGTACCATGGTCTGCCACGACATCATGTCGCACTGCTACCCCGTAAAGAGTACAGTCTGCCACGACATCACGTCGCACTGCTACCCCGTAAAGAGTACAGTCTGCCACGACATCACGTCGCACTGCTACCCCGTAAAGAGCACAGTCTGCCAGCCAAAACAAAAGAACGTACGTACAATAGAATGTGACTACACTGTCAACCAACATATTCGGCCAGGGTCAAACTTACACTGCCACCCATGTCACATAGGTGCAGTCTGCCAGGACCACAAGTAGTCCACCACGACCCAGTAAAAAGTTGATATCAAAGGACCAAACATTTGGTACTCACTTTCAAAAAATGTTGCGCAAGTATCAGGAGTCCACTCTCCGAGCCACGGGACCATATATTCCGCAGCGGCTCGTGTTTTCTTTCCATATGCGCCTGATAGCAATTCTAACTCGTATCGATCATGAGGTAAGACCGATGTTACTTTGTATGGACCCCTCATACCGGAATCTAATTTTCCAGTAGATTGCGCTCTTTTGATGACGAAAGCAAAGTCTCCAACTTTGTAGGCACGTGGTTGCTTACGACCTTCGTTAACTATGGCGTCTTGCTGCCTCTGCCTTGCAGCAAGTCGTTCGCTCACGCGCTGCCTCCTAATTACCGTCAGTGCCTCCCGATTCCCATTGACGTTATCGAGAGCAACATCACGTACTAAAGAGCGCAATATAGGAGTAGTAGCATCTATTCCCACGAGCAATTTGAGAGGCGATACATTTGTGGCCGCATTTTTAGTTAAATTGAGAATTAATTGGATTCGCCATAGAACATCGGACCACTCGGCGCCTTTGTTATTTGCTTCTACCCTAATTAAATTCTGCACTGTACGACAGTAACGCTCTGCTTGACCATTTTCATGGTGCATTTCAGGGGTAATGAAATGTGTTTTACACCCTAACCCCaatatccaattttgaaaactgTTACTTTCAAACATACGCCCTCTGTCATTAACTATAAGTGAGGGTGTACCAAACAACGAAATAGCATTTGAAAATGCACGTTTTAACTCGTCCGCGTCTTGTCG
It encodes the following:
- the LOC125231418 gene encoding uncharacterized protein LOC125231418 isoform X2, with product MERKHEPLRNIWSRGSESGLLILAQHFLKLTSKQVMKKIERTRASRCQGRPYYQKLPQTPKNEREVTCPARHADVTSRHHAGRAIARAVAGTPEHEAASLSRRA